The genomic DNA TGAAAGGCGTGCCTTCCAAACGTCATCATCAAGTTGGCGTGCTTCGTGGATTTGAACCATAAGTCCCATAAACCACCCCCCTATATCAGTTCGGATGGCAGTTTATACTGCAGTACATGCTGCAGTCAATATGGACTAGCGCCCTCTCCCCGAAGGCTAACATAAGTTAGATGACGTGGGTTTGCCGGATAAGAATGGCGGCTACCGACTGAACTAACTGGTTGGATACTCATGGGGAAGTTGCTCAATGGCATGTGCTATATCCAGTATCAATTGAAACGGTAAACCCAGCAAGTCACGGACGTTGGCTCCTGCATCATCGATCGGCTTTACGCATTCGTTGTTTGATCTCTTCGGCCACCCGCGCCGTTTCCAGCAAGGGCTCGTAGTTCCACTGTTCCAGCTCTCCGGTGAAGCGCCGGGTCATGCCCGCGGACTCCATGGCGCGGTGAAAGTCCCAGGAGCGGGGGGATCCGCCGGGCAGGTGGATGACATGAACGGGTTTGCCGGTGGCGCACGCCTCGGTCGTCATGTTGACCGAGTCGCAGGTCACCACGATATGGTCCGCGGCGCCGAGGAAGCCCAGATATGGATTCTCACCCCGACCGTCCCAGATGACGCAGGGATGATTCCGCAATCGTTGTTTCAGAATATCCGTGATCTGTGCTCCGGTCCTACGGGAGACGGTCAGCGCCATCCCACAGCCGTATTTTTCCATCGCCCGTATGAGCTGGCGGGCGAGGTGCTCTGCCTCTTGCGCGCCAAATGAATAACGCTTGTTTTTGCCACCCACCAGAACCGTCACCAATGGGTGCGGGAGATGCATTAGCGCGGGTGCCAGACGCGACGCCTCACGGGCGAGCAGGGCGGGGGTGATGCCGTGCAGTGATCCCATGGTCGTAATGACGTTTTTGCCTTCGCAGCGGTCGTGTCGCGGCGCGACCACGACATCGAACAGCGCCAGCGGCACCAGCGGATTTTGTATATGGACGGTGAATACCCCGGCGTTGCTCGCCTTTTTGATGGCGAGCGCCACGCCGGCGGCGTAACGGCCGCAGCTGATCAGGAGATCGGGCCAGGGGGGAGCCAGCGTGTCGCTTCCCGGCCCGATGGCGGCGAATGGAGACCACCACATCCACGCTGGCAGGAACTTCCACGGCATCCGTGCGGTGAGGGTTTTGCGGATGGGATTGTCGCAGAGCGCCTCGGCCAGGGCGCGGCACTGGACTTCCATCCCCACATTCGGTTCGCTCAGAAACCAGCAATGCATCGTCAGGCCTGACTCGCTCTGTGGAGAAAATACTTCAGCCGGCATACCGGCTGACCGTGCGGGTAAATGGCCAATGGAAATTTACAACGCTAATAAGAAATGGGCATCTCGGGATAGGCGAGCTCGAAGCGATTGCGCCATTCATTGGTCACGTAGTTCACGATAAGCGTGCGGCGCACGCAGGGGAATGGCCGCTTGTCCAGGGCGTGCCAGGTATCGGCGGCGGGTACGAAGGCAAGGGCATGATTGCTTTTGAACGGCGTGCTTTTGAAAAACTTCTTGTTTCCATCATAAATGTCCGTGCCCAATGTTTCCGCCTCCGGCTCCTTGGAGAGATATATCAACAACGAAAGCAGTTTTACGCGGATATCGGTGTGCGGCTCCAGCCAGAAGCCGTCTGAGTCCTGGGCATATTCCAGCCGCAAAAAACTGTTTTTAAGGTTGATGCCGAAGGTCTGTTCGACCTGAGTGACGGCCTCCCTGCTTTGCAGGGCTTCAGCCACCTCGTTACAAACCTTGTAACGCTTGAGATTTTCGGCGTCGAAATAAGTACGCGATGCGTTATTGTACTCCCGCGTCCCCATCGTGTAGGCCACCTTTGCCGGTTCAACAGGCAGGGCCAGAATGGCGTCGACAGTCGGCTGTGGCAAAACATCCTTGAGCAACCAGTAAGGAAAAGGATGGGTGTGCTTTTCGCTGTTCTTGAGACTGCGTACGAAACAGTTCGCGATACTGATACCGGTACCGGTCATGAATAAATCCTCATTGCTTCATCTGCGTGGATAGGGTGCCGAAATTTTTCGTTTTCTGAACTTACCTAACTTTGCAAGCATACACAATCGGGTTGATTCATGCGGCCGTTTTAAAAAGATCGGTGAACTTCAAGCGGAGGTTCATCGAGGGCGGAGAGTTGTTCCCGCAGCGAGAGGATGTGATCCTGCCAGTAGCGCTGGGTGTTGAACCACGGGAAGGCCATCGGGAAGGCGGGATCGTGCCAGCGGCGCGCGATCCAGCCCGCATAATGAATCATGCGCAGGCTGCGCAGGGCCTCGATGAGGCGCAATTCCGCCGGGTTGAACTCCATGAATTCAATGTAACCCTCAAGAATTTTCGACAGCTGCCGGCTCATGGCATCGGGATCGCCGGAAAGCAGCATCCATAAATCCTGCATGGCCGGGCCGGTCAGGCTGTCGTCGAAATCGACGAAGTGCGGCCCAGCGTCGGTCCACAATATGTTGCCGGGGTGGCAGTCCCCGTGCAGCCGCAGCCACTGCACGTCCTGGGTTTGCGCGAATCGCCCGCGCACCGCCGCCAATAAATCGCGGGCTATGCTTTCGTAAGCCGGCCGCAAATCCTCCGGCAGGAAACGTTGTTCCAGTAAAAAACGACTGGGCTGCTCGCCGAAGTTTTCGATGGTGAGCCTGGGCCGGTGAACGTAGGCGCGGCTCGCCCCGGCGCGGTGGATGCGGCCGATAAAGCGGCCCAGCCACATCAGCGTATCGTCATTGTCCAATTCGGGCGCCCTTCCCGCTTGGCGCGGATAGAGGGCGAAGCGCAGTTCTTCGTAATGGTGCAGCGTGATGACGCCTGCGTCCCGGCACGGCGGCACGACCGGAATTTCCAGCTCCGCCAGTTCCTTTGTGAAGGCGTGCTCCTCCAGAATGGCGGCATCCGTCCAGCGCGCCGGACGGTAAAACTTGGCGATGATGGGCGCGTCTTCCTCGAGTCCGACCTGGTAAACGCGGTTTTCATAACTATTCATGGCCAGCAGACGCCCGTCGCAGCGATAACCGATTCCTTCAACGGCGGCGAGCAAACGCTCCGGAGTCAACCCGGAAAATGGCGCGGCGGCGGCGTCAGACACGGAATGGCGCGCGGCGGGAAAATCTGCATACCCCGGTCGACGCCGCAACAAGCATGGCGGCGGCCAGCACGAGCAGTATCGGCATGTTGCCGAACCGCACATATGGCGTTGCCCCCGCGTAGGGCTGTGCCTTACCGACCAGCGCATAGGGGATGAACTGAGGCGCGCGCGCGGCAATGCGGCCTTGCGCGTCTATGATGGCGGTAATTCCGTTGTTGGTGGCGCGCAATAGATAACGGCCGGTTTCCCTGGCGCGCATGCGCGCCATTTCCAAATGCTGGTGCGGGGCGACCGAGTCGCCGAACCAGGCGTCGTTACTGACGTTGACCAGCATGCGCGCGGCCGGCAACGCGGCGATCATCTCCTCGCCGAAGGCATCCTCGTAGCAGACGGAAACGCCGACGGGAATGCCTGCTGCATGGATCAGGGGCTGGACGGCGTCGCCGCGGCTGAAGTCCGACATCGGTATTTTGAGGAAAAACAGGATGGGCCTGAGCAGGCTGCCGAACGGAATGTACTCGCCGAACGGCACCAGATGTCGTTTGTCGTAGCGTCCCTGGCCCATACCCAGTGCAATCACGCTGTTGTAGTAACGGCCCCGGTCATCCGGCGGGTTGTAGGGTACGCCAATCAGCATCGCGCTGCCGTGCCCGGCGGCTTCGGCATGCAGCACGGGAAAGAAATCCTGCAACTCGGAGTAAAACGCCGGAATGGCGGTCTCGGGCCAGATTACCAGGCGTGCGTTCCAATGCGGACGCGTCAGCGCGAGATAATGATCAATGGTCGCCTGCCGCTGAGAGGGGTCCCATTTCACGGCCTGCTCGATGCCGCCCTGCATCAACGCCACCTCCACCGGCTCGCCCTGGGGCTGGGTCCAGGCCTCCGAGTTCAATATCCAGGCCAGCCCGCCGATGAGGAAAAACGGGACAACCCCCACCCAGTGTCGCAGGCCGAGCATCGCCAGACCACCGGCCAGCAAGGCCACGGCAAGGCTGATCCCGTACACGCCGATCACCGGCGCGAAGGCGGACAGCGGACTGTCGATTTGGCTGTAACCGAGATTGAGCCAGGGGAATCCGGTAAACAGCCAGCCGCGCAGCCATTCACTCAACGTCCACAATGCAGGGAACAACACCAGCAGCCGGCATGACGGGGAGGCACATGGAAAGCGCGCCGCCATCCATCCGGTTGACGCGGGATACAGGGCCATGAAGGCGACAAACAACACCGTCATGGAAACGGAAAAGGCCAGCACCGGCAACCCGAATTGATGAATGCTGATCTGTATCCAGTACACGCCGCCGCCGAACATGCCGAGGCCGTATATCCAGCCGTACCGGAAGGCGCGCGCGGGAACAACGTCCCGCCATAGGCGGAACAGCATCGCCAATGACAAGGGGGGCAGGAAGTTGAATCCAAAAGGCGCGAAACCGAGGGGCAACGTCAGCCCCGCGATGAGCGCCAGCAGATCGCCGCGGGTAAAGAAGGCAAATAAACGGTGCAGGCGCACGGAGCGCAGGAGCGACAATAATTATTTGAATGCAGATCAGCCGGCGGCCAGCCGTGGCGGTTCGGCCTCACGCGATGGACGCAGGACGCGCAGCGTGTGGATGCGGCGCCGGTCGGCGCGTGAAACCAGGAAATTCAGACCACGGTAAGTCAGGCGCTCGCCGCGTTTGGGCAGGTGGCCCAGTTCACGCAGCACGAGGCCGCCGATGGTATCGACATCGGCATCGTTGAAATCGGTGCCGAAGTAAGTATTGAATTCGGTGATTGGCATGCGTGCCTTGACGGTGTAGCGATTGGCGCCATGCGGCTTGACGAAACCCACGTCGGTAATATCGTGTTCATCGGCGATCTCACCGACGATCTGCTCGATCACATCCTCGATGCTGACCAGCCCCGCCACACCGCCGTACTCGTCCACCACGATGGCGAGATGATTGCGGCTGGAACGGAATTCACGCAGCAGGATGTTGAGTCGCTTGCTCTCCGGTACGAACACCGCGGGACGCAGCACATCCTTGTGTATGAACCGGCGCGCTGTCTTGTCGGCGAGGAACGACAGCAGGTCCTTGGCCAGCAGGATGCCGGCAACGTGCCCCTTCTTGTCCACAACCGGGAAACGCGAATGGCCGGATTCGATGATGATGGGGAGGAACTCCTTGAGTTCGGCGGTTTCCTCCACCACTATCATTTGCGCACGCGGCACCATGATGTCGCGCACCTGCATCTCGGACACCTGCAGCGCGCCCTCCATCATGGCCAGGGTATCGGTGTCGAGCAGATTGGCCCGCTCCGCATCCCGCAGCAACTCGATGAGTTCCGCGGGTGTGTAGGCGCCGCCGCGCAGGGCGCGCCGCAGCCGCTTGAACCAGGAACCGCGGGCAGGAGGAGGGGGATCGTTGTCCATGGAGATGACGTTCTACAAGCAGTTCAGACCGAAAAATACGGATTGGGGTATCCCAGGGTCGCGAGCACGGCGATCTCCCGCCGCTCCATCCTCTCCGCATCGCGGGCGCGGACATGATCCTGGCCCAGCAGATGCAGCACACCATGCACGACCATGTGGGCACAATGCGCCCGTAAATCTTTACGTTGCAGCATGGCTTCCCTCGTAACCACCGGTTTGCAGATCACTATATCACCAAGGCCATGCGGGTTGTGGCCGAACGCATTACTGGCCGGGAATGATAATACATTTGTGTGTGCTCGCTTACCTCTAAAGCATTCATTTAATTTAAATATTTCTTTATTACCTACAAAACGGATCGTCAGGGAGGCGTGGCGCTTTTGGTCCTTTAAGGTTGCCGCTACCCAACGCGCGATGGTGTCGGCACGCGGCAGGCCGCGACGATTCACCGCGTATTGAACGGTGACTTCAAGCCCCATCGTCAGGTCGAATCGCCGTGGTCGTGGGCGTCGTAAGCGTCGAGGATACGGGCCACCACGGGATGCCGGACCACATCCTTGGATTTGAAGAAGGTAAAGCTGATCCCCGGCGTGTCCTTCAATATGTCGATGACATGGCGCAGCCCGGAGGGTTTCCCGCGCGGCAAATCAACCTGGGTGATGTCGCCCGTGACAACGGCGGTGGAGGAAAAGCCGATGCGCGTCAGGAACATCTTCATCTGCTCGACGGTGGTGTTCTGGCCCTCATCCAGGATGATGAAGGCATCGTTCAGGGTCCGCCCGCGCATGAATGCCAGCGGCGCGACTTCAATGACGTTGCGCTCGATGAGTTTGGCCACCTTCTCGAAGCCCAGCATCTCGTAGAGCGCGTCATACAGCGGCCGCAGGTAAGGGTCGATTTTTTGCGCCATGTCACCGGGTAGAAAGCCGAGTTTTTCGCCAGCCTCCACCGCCGGGCGCACCAGGCACAAACGGCGCACGCGCTCGCTTTCCAGCGCTTCCACGGCGCAGGCCACCGCCAGATAAGTCTTGCCGGTGCCGGCGGGGCCGATGCCGAAATTCACCTCGTGTGTCCGGATGGCCTCCAGATAATGACGCTGGTTGGCGCCGCGGGGGCGGATCTGCACGCGGCGGGTGCGCAAGGCCTGCTCATCCGCGCCTTCCTCCGGCTCACCCTCTTCAATGCCCGCCCGCTGCAGATGCAGATGCACCGCCGCCGGTGTCAGTGTGGCCGTTTGCGTGGTGGCGTAGAGATCGCGAAGAATGCGTCCGGCCGCCGCCGCGGCGTCATTCTCGCCAATCACCCGGAAGGCATTGCCGCGGTTGTTGATTTCCACTCCCAGGCGGCGTTCCAGCTGGCGCAGGTGTTCGTCGAACTGGCCGCAAAGATTGGCCAGCCGCAGATTGTCCTGCGGCTCCAGCAACAAATCGACGGCCGTCGTGCTCAAATCAGGCGGCTGCAGGCACGGCGGCGGGCGGCAATTCACCGCGCAGGGAATTGGACAGGGCGGCGGTGATGCGCACATCAACGAATTGGCCGATGAGCGCGGGATCTCCGGTGAAGTTGACGACGCGGTTGTTCGCTGTGCGCCCGCACAACTGATCGGGATCCTTGCGCGAGGCGCCGGTGATCAAAACGCGTTCGGTGCGGCCGACCATTGCCGCGCTGACCGCGTCGGCCATTTCGCTGATACGCTGCTGCAGGACGGCCAGGCGGCGTTTCTTGACCTCCATCGGCACTTCGTCGGGCAGGCCGGCCGCCGGCGTGCCGGGACGCGGGCTGTAGATGAAGCTGAAGGATTGATCGAATCCGATGTCCTCGATCAAGTCCATCGTCGCCTGAAAATCGGCGTCAGTCTCGCCGGGAAAGCCGATGATGAAATCGGAAGTCACACTGATGCCGGGCCGCACGCGCCGCAGTTTGCGGATCCTGGCCTTGTACTCGAGCGCGGTATGGCCGCGTTTCATGAGTGCGAGGATGCGATCCGAGCCGCTCTGCACCGGCAGGTGGAGGTGCTCGACCAGCTCCGGCACCTCGGCATAAGCATGGATCAGGGCGTCGGAAAACTCCACGGGATGCGATGTGGTAAAGCGGACACGACCGATGCCCTCGATCGCCGCGACGTAGCGGATCAGATGCGCCAGGTCGGCAACGCCACCATCGTGCCTGGCGCCGCGATAGGCGTTGACGTTCTGGCCCAGCAGCGTCACTTCACGCACCCCCTGTAGCGCCAGCCCGGAAATTTCGGCCAGTACCTCGTCGAACGGCCGGCTGAATTCCTCGCCGCGGGTATAGGGCACCACGCAGAACGTGCAGTACTTGCTGCAGCCTTCCATGATCGAAACAAAAGCAGTCGGGCCCTCGGCACGCGGTTCGGGGAGGCGGTCAAATTTTTCAATCTCCGGAAAACTGACGTCGATGACGCGGCGGCGCTCGCGCAGCACCGCGTCAAGCAGCGATGGCAGGCGGTGCACCGTCTGCGGGCCGAAGATCATATCCACGTAAGGCGCGCGCTCCCACAGCGCGGCGCCCTCCTGGCTGGCCACACAGCCGCCCACGCCGATGACCAGACGCGGATTACGCCGCTTGTGCTCGCGCCACATGCCCAGCATCGAAAACAGTTTTTCCTGCGCCTTTTCGCGCACGGAACAGGTGTTGAGCAGGAGCACATCGGCCTGCGCCGGGTCGTCGATGAGCGTCAAACCATGCGAACGGGCGAGCACCGCCGCCATCCTGGACGAGTCGTACTCGTTCATCTGGCAGCCAAACGTCTTGATGTGCAGTTTTTGTCTCATCGCCGGATGGTTCACGCCACAGCCAGGGCCGAAGGCATTATCCTGAAAATTATAGTCTAAAGCGCCACGCGCCCTCCGTCAGCGGGTTTGGAGAGATGCTGGTCCACCTTGCCTGGCCGAAGCCCTCCTTTTTTACCCATTGAGGGCACGGCTGTCACGCATTACCGCGCGTTCCCGGAGAGTTGTGGACTCGATTTAACAGCCGTCGGCACCAATCTGGCGCGGAATTCTTGCGTTCCCTTGACTGCTAGGCTAGCATTCCGCGCCAGAAACAGGCGCCTTTTAAAGCGTACAATTCCTAATTAGAGTGGTGCAAAGACGCTGCTCGGCAGCAGACGCAAGATGTGATTTACGAAAACCCGGGACGCGAAACCAGCCCCTGCCAATTTGTTCTGGCGCCCAACCAATCACTCCGCTGGGAGGATGTGCGGCGGGTTATTGCGGCCATGACGGCGGTGGCGCTGACCATTGGTCTGGCGTTTTGTTACGCGGGGTTGACGCTGGTGTTGCCATTCTCGGGTCTGGAGATACTGGCGCTGGCGGCCGCCCTCTACTACTGCCAGCGGCGCGGCGCGGCGCGCGAGGTACTGCGGGTCGATGATCGGGAAGTGGTGATCGAAAGCGGACACCGCCGGCCGGAAAACGTGCGGACCTTTCAGCGCGCATGGGTCAGGGTGTCGCTGTACAAGCCGGCAGTAGACTGGTATCCCAGCCGGTTGATGCTCGGGTCACATGGTCGCGAGTTGGAAGTAGGGAAATTCCTGACTGAAGACGAGCGCCAGATCCTGGCGCAAAGATTAAAGCAGGTTCTGCGGAAACCATGAACGGCACCGGTATACCGGTGCCATGCGAGAATAACTACAGGCGAGGAGTATCTGAACAATGAGCCAAGCAAGGGGCCAAATGACAGGCGGGGGGAACGGGGCGTTGTTGCGCGGGATGGGGCGGCTGATCGCGGCACTGGTGTTGCTGTGTCCGGCGGTGGCGTCCGCGGACTGGGCATTGAACATGCGCCCGGGCGTTACGCCCACCAGCCAGAATATCTACCACCTGCACATGACCGTGCTGTGGATTTGCGTGGTCATCGGCGTGTTGGTGTTCGGCGTGATGTTCTATTCCATCTTCAAGTTCCGGAAGTCCCGAGGCGCCCAAGCGGCCCATTTCCACGAAAACACCACGGTGGAAATCGTCTGGACGCTGATTCCATTCGTTATTCTGGTATGTGTTGCCATCCCGGCCACGCGCACGCTGATCGCGATGGAAAGCACCGGCAATGCCGACATGACCATCAAGGCCACGGGCTACCAATGGCGCTGGCATTACGATTATCTGGATCAGGGCCTGAGTTTTTTCAGCGTGCTGGCCGCCGAGAGCAACAAGGTGCGCCAGCCCAAATCGGGGATTGATCCCCATACCGTGGACAATTACCTGCTGGATGTGGATCAGCCGCTGGTGGTGCCGGTGGGCAAGAAGGTCCGTCTTCTGACCACGGCCAACGACGTCATCCACGCCTGGTGGGTGCCGGATCTTGGCGTGAAACGCGATGCCATTCCGGGATTCATCAATGAATCCTGGTTCAAGGTCGAAACCCCCGGCACTTACCGCGGCCAGTGCGCCGAGCTGTGCGGCAAGGATCACGGCTTCATGCCGATCGTGGTGGTCGCCAAGGAGGAGAGCGAGTTCAACAAATGGGTGGAAGAGAAGAAGGCAGCGGTATTGGCCGAAGCCGCGGCCAACGACCCGAACCGCGAATGGAAGAAGGAGGAGTTGATGGCCAAGGGGGCGGAGGTGTACACCAAGAATTGCGCCGTCTGCCACCAGGCCGATGGCAAGGGCGTGCCGGGCAACTTCCCGGCGCTGGCCGGCAGCAAGATCGCCAACGGCACACCCGATGAACACATCGATAGGGTACTGTTCGGCAAAAACCTGATGCCGGCCTGGAAGGAGACGTTGAGCGCCGTGGAAATCGCCGCCGTCATTACTTATGAGCGCAACTCCTTCGGCAACACCGCAGGCGATGTGGTGCAACCCAAGCAGGTGGCGGAATATTGAGGTTTCCGGGGCGTCCATTCATCATTGCGACTTGACTGACGAGAGGATCAAAATATATGACACACGATGCTCATCATGATGATCATGCCCATCACCCGAAGGGCTTGATGCGCTGGATCACCACCACCAACCACAAGGACATCGGTACGCTTTATCTGTCGTTTGCGCTGCTGATGTTCTTCATAGGCGGTTCGATGGCGATGGTCATTCGTGCGGAGCTGTTCAAACCGGGGCTGCAATTCGTGGACCCGCAGTTTTTCAATTCCATGACCACGCTGCACGCGCTGGTCATGATTTTCGGCGCGGTCATGCCGGCCTTCGTGGGGCTGGCGAACTGGATGATCCCGATGATGATAGGCAGCCCCGACATGGCGCTGCCGCGCCTCAACAACTGGAGCTTCTGGCTGCTGCCCTTCGCCTTCACCCTGCTGCTGTCCACGCTGTTTATGCCCGGCGGCGCTCCCGCCGGCGGCTGGACGATGTACGCGCCGCTGGTATTGCAGACCGGTGATGCTTTTCCCTTCCTCATATTTGCGGTCCACATCATGGGCATTTCCTCGATCATGGGCGCCATCAACATCATCGCCACGGTCTTCAACATGCGGGCACCCGGCATGACGTTCATGAAGCTGCCGCTGTTCGTGTGGACGTGGATCATCACCGCCTTCCTGCTCATCGCGGCGATGCCGGTGCTGGCCGGCGCAGTGACCATGCTGCTGACCGACAAATTTTTCGGCACCAGTTTCTTCTCCGCCGCCGGCGGCGGCGATCCGGTCATGTTCCAGCACATCTTCTGGTTCTTCGGTCACCCGGAGGTGTACATCATGATCCTGCCGGCCTTCGGCATCGTCTCCGCCATCGTGCCGACCTTCGCGCGCAAGCCGTTGTTCGGTTACGCCTCGATGGTGTACGCCACGGCCTCAATCGCCTTCCTGTCGTTCATTGTCTGGGCGCACCACATGTTCACCGTCGGCATGCCGCTCGCCGGGGAATTGTTCTTCATGTACACCACCGTCCTGATCGCGGTGCCGACCGGCGTTAAAATATTCAACTGGCTGGCGACGATGTGGGGCGGCTCCATGACCTTCGAGACGCCGATGCTCTTCGCGCTGGGCTTCATCGTCATGTTTACCATCGGCGGTTTCTCCGGCCTGATGCTGGGCGTCACGCCCGCCGACTTCCAGTACCAGGACACCTATTTTGTCGTGGCGCACTTCCATTACGTCCTGGTTACGGGCGCCATCTTCGCGATCATGGGGGCGGTTTATTTCTGGCTGCCAAAGTGGACCGGCCACATGTACGACGAGACACTGGGCAAATGGCATTTCTGGCTGTCGACGATCTTCGTGAATGTGCTGTTCTTTCCCCAGCATTTCCTGGGGCTGGCGGGC from Gammaproteobacteria bacterium includes the following:
- the ctaD gene encoding cytochrome c oxidase subunit I, whose protein sequence is MTHDAHHDDHAHHPKGLMRWITTTNHKDIGTLYLSFALLMFFIGGSMAMVIRAELFKPGLQFVDPQFFNSMTTLHALVMIFGAVMPAFVGLANWMIPMMIGSPDMALPRLNNWSFWLLPFAFTLLLSTLFMPGGAPAGGWTMYAPLVLQTGDAFPFLIFAVHIMGISSIMGAINIIATVFNMRAPGMTFMKLPLFVWTWIITAFLLIAAMPVLAGAVTMLLTDKFFGTSFFSAAGGGDPVMFQHIFWFFGHPEVYIMILPAFGIVSAIVPTFARKPLFGYASMVYATASIAFLSFIVWAHHMFTVGMPLAGELFFMYTTVLIAVPTGVKIFNWLATMWGGSMTFETPMLFALGFIVMFTIGGFSGLMLGVTPADFQYQDTYFVVAHFHYVLVTGAIFAIMGAVYFWLPKWTGHMYDETLGKWHFWLSTIFVNVLFFPQHFLGLAGMPRRIPDYAVQFADWNMVSSIGGFCFGATQLLFLYVIVKCIRGGAKATDRVWEGAEGLEWILPSPPPYHSFVNPPLVK